A segment of the Mycobacterium intracellulare ATCC 13950 genome:
TCGGGCGTGACACAGACCTCTCGAAGCATGGTGGCGGTGCGATCGGCACAGCGAATTTTTCCATGTGCCGTTGTAAAGATCCGGGCGGTAACGGTTTTCGGCCAAAGCCAAGGGCGCGCGTGCCGGAGACCTACCCGGCGGCGGGCGGGCGCACCACGAAGTTCGGCCGGAATCCGTACTGCGGGACGGCGCGTCCGAGTCCGTGGTTGCCCATCGGGCTGAACGGCATGCCGGGCATGCCGGCCGCCATCGCCGGGGGCGGGGCCACCATCGGGGTGCCGCCCAGCGCCGACGGCAACGGACTGGCGACCGGAGCGGGCGGGGCCCAGCTCGGCGGCACCGACAGCGGGCCGACCAGGGACGCGCGGCCCAGTCCCGCCGAGACCGACGCGCCGGCATTGCCCACGCCCGCCAACCCCGACAGTGACTGGGCGCTTGTTCCGATGCCGGTCGCCACCGGCGCGCCGCTCGCCAGGTCGTTGAGGGCGCTGGTGCTGGCGCCGATCAGCGTCGAACTCGTCACGGTCTGCACCACCTGCGCCGGGTCGAGCGCGCCGGTCGACGTGATCGTGTTCCAGAAATTGCTGTTCGGGTCCAGGATCGACGACAGGCCGGACGTCGATCCGGTCGACGATTCCGTCGGCGACGACAGGGTCTGCAGCGCGTTGGGCACGGCGGTGTTCAGCTGCGACACGGTCGCCTGCTGGTTTCCCGCGGAGGTGCCGGTCGCCTGGGCGACCGCGGCGGCCTGGCGGGCTTGGCCGTCCTGGCTGGTGGTTTGCGTGGGATCGGTGAACATGGGCAGGCGAGTGGCGGCGGCCGAGGAGCCGGCGTAGCCGTACATGGTTGCCGCGTCCTGGGCCCACATCTCGCCGTACTGCGCCTCGGTAGCCGCGATGGCGGGCGTGTTCTGGCCCAGCACGTTGGTGGCGATCAGCGTCGCGAGCTGTGCGCGGTTGGCGGCGATCGCCGGCGGTGGCACGGTGGCCGCGAACGCGGCCTCGTAGGCCGCGGCGGCGGCCTCGGCCTGGGTCGCGGCCTGCTCGGCTTGGGTGGCGGTCGTGCTCATCCACGCCACGTACGGCGTCGCGGCCGCGACCATCGCCGCCGATGCCGGGCCGTGCCATTCCTCGCTGGTCAGCGAAGAGAGCGCCGACCCGTACGACAGTGCGGCCGAACGCAATTCCGCGGCCAACCCGTTCCACGCCGACGCGGCAACCAGCATCGGGCCCGACCCGGGCCCGGCATACATACGCGCGGAGTTGATTTCGGGTGGGAGCGTTGCGAAGTCCACGAACATTTCGGGCCCTCCCCTAGCCGGCCGCGATCGTGTCGGCCAGCGCCCGCGCCCTCGACGTGCGGCGCGTGGCGTCGACGCTGAATTGTGTTGAGGCCAGCGCTGATAACTCAGTCACCGCGTGGCAACACGACATGGGAAACGACATCGGAGTTCTCCTCACAGCAGAGACCGAACTCAGCCGTGGTTCGCCCGAATCAGGCTAATTCCGCGCACACTCGCGCACGCACGCGTAATGCGTTGGCGTGCGCGAGAATATGTGGAAGGAGCCGATTCAGGCTACGAAACGTGGCCGGGGTCGGATCGCAACGAAATGGTCATCGATCTGGGATACGGACTATCACCGGGACTCATTCCGCTCTCACCTCCTCGCGGCCAGGGCATACGGGGATGCCATACGTTGCACGCGGGGATAGGCACCCAACGCGAGAATCGTTGGGCGCGCACCCCTCTCGTCAGAGCTTCGGCACCACACGGCGTATCCGGTCACCAGAGCCGGAAGCCACTTGGGCTCAACCCTTAATCCGGGAGGAGCTGTCCTGACCCTGGGCGTCTCTCGACGTTCGAGGTCAGTGGCCTATGTCCGTGCAGACGCCTCACCTAGCGAGGTGCTTGCACAGGCCATGGTGGCACTCGGGCTACGCCGAGTCAAATTGACGTGCAACACAACCGCGTACCAGCACGTAGCCGCCTGGCCGGTTAGTTCGCCTTCTCGGCGACCGCCGCGTTCAGGCCCTCGGCGAGATCCTCGCGGGTCAGCTCCTTGAACCGCAGCAGTTGGCGCTCGCTGAATTCGGTCACGTCGCTGGCCAGGACCGCATCCAGGTCCTCGTCATCCAGGCGGAAACTGCGGTGATCGCGGGCCTTTTCCACCACGTTGCGCACGAAACCGGCATTGCCCAGCGTGTCGATGCCGCGGATGAGATCGCCGTCTTCCGAATACGTTTCGTCGAGATAGAACTTGGTGTAGGACGGCAGGAGGGCCTGCGCCGATTCATCGGTGATGACGTCTTCGTTTTCCTGGCCCATCAACCGGGTCAGCGCGACCAGTTCGTCCGGGGTGTAGCTGAAGAACTCGATCACCGTCGAAAAGCGCCGCCGCAGACCCTGATTCACTTCGAGCATCTTGTCCATGGCCTTGGCGTAGCCGGCCCCGAAGACGACCAGCTCGTCGCGGTGGTTCTCCATGTACAGCAGCAACGTGTTGATGATCGCGTTGCCGTAGGGGTCGCCCTGCTGGTAGCCCTTTTCGTGCAGGGTGTGCATCTCGTCGAAGAACACCGCGCCGCCCAGGGCGCCCTCGAGCATCTCCTCGGTGTTCTTCTCCGCGTCGGCCATGTACCGGCCCAGCAGCTTGGTGCGGCTGGTCTCGACCACCACCGGTTTGCGCAGCACCGTCAACCCACACAGCTGCTTGCTGAAAGCCCTTGCCACCGAGGTCTTTCCGGTTCCCGGCGGACCGAGCAGCAAGGTGTGGCGCGACGTCACCGGCACCGGCAGGCCCATCTTGGCGCGCGCCAGGTTCACCTTCGTCGTCGACTTGATCAGCTTGATCTCCCGCTTGGCCCGCTCCATGCCCAGCATGGCGTTGAGCTCGGCATCGCCCTCGGCCAGGTACTTCGCGGCCTCCTCGGCGTGACGGGCGGCCTCCGCCTCAGCGCGGGTGGGCGCGCTGTCGGGGTCCCAGGGGTCGGTGCGGGCCTCGATCGTCTCGGGGTCGGTCAGGATCAGGCGATAGTTCGGGTTGTCCAGCGCTTCGCGCGCGGGGGTGAACTTGGGATCACGCGAATAGACGCGCCGCAGCAGCTCGACGGCCTCGTCCTCGCGGCCCAGGTGGCGCAGGCACATGCCCTGCGTGTACAGCGCGATGTTGGCCGCGCCCGGTACCCGGTCGCCTTCGATGGCGTCCTGGCCGCGGCGCAACGCCTCTTCGAACACGCCGAGCGAGGCCAGGGCGGTGGTGGCCATCGCCGCCCCCGCGGCCTTCAGCTCGGGCTGACGCCACCCCTTGCCCTCGGAGAATTGGTTGAGCACGTCCGGCCACCGCCCGGTGCGGAAGTACAGCACGCCGCGCACGTAGCTGACCAGCTCCTCGTCGAAGGCCTGGCGGGGTTCGACGCCGTCGAGCAGCTTCGCCGCTTCCGCATAGTGTTTGGCCTCGGCAAGCACAGCCGCGTAAGCGCACGCCAGCGACTCCACGCTGGTCACCGCCAGCCGCAGGAACAGCCCGTCGGAGACCTCCGGGCGGAACTGCAACTCGGTGACCCCGAGGCGGCGGGTCTCCCACCCGAACGTCCGGATCGACGACCAGGCACCGGCGAGCACGTCGAGGCTCTGCTCCCCCGCCAGCATCCGCGCCAGCCAGGCGTCGCACATCGACGGGTCCAGGTTGGTCGCCGTGGTGAACATCTGCGACGCGACCTGCGGGTTGTGGCTGGGTTGCAGCCCGTTGACCGACACGCCCGACGCCAACAGGCCGGCGACCATCGCGTTACGGGCGCCTTCGGCGGTTGATTGGGGCCTCGTCATTGCGCTACAGGTACGCCCGCCGAGCTCCCTCGCAGCTGGTCGACGGACAGCGAGAGCTCATCGTCGTCGGCGCGCAATGGACGGCTCGGCACGGATAGCAGCGGGCGGGCCGTCGGGGCGGGCAGGCTGGCCCGCACCGCGGCCAGCTGACGACCGGTGAGGCGGTTCAGCCCCGACGACACGTTTCGGCGCAGCCGCTTCTCGGTGTGATAACGCACCCACGCCGACACCTGCGGACGGCCGCCGCGGGACGTGAGCCGGATGGTCAGCACGGTGGCGAAAGTGTCGTCCTCCCAAAGCTCCTCGAGCTTGTCGGTGGTGATGTCCGACGGCGTCAGCCACAGGCTCGTCACGAACCCGTTGAAGTGCTTGAGGCGGCGCCATCCCGGACGGCTCCACGTCGGCTCCAGGTCGGCGAGCACCGCGCGGTCGACTTCGGCGAGCTCCTCGGCGGTCAACGGCCTTGCCGCACAGGTCAGCCCGTCGAGATCTTGGGCGAGCCGTTCGGTGGCCGCCACCAGGGTCGACGCCAGCGAATCGCGGGCCGCCACGGCGGCCACGTTGCGCTGCGGGTTCATCCGCAGCACCAGCCAGGTCCTGCGCACGTAGGAGGTGGGCTGATCGTTCGCCACCTCCCATTCCTCGGGGCCCCAGTCGTCGAGCTTGGACAACTCGGCGGCATTCCCGCCCCGGCGCACCTTCACCGACACGATGTCGATGTCGTCGAGGTGGATGTCGAATTGGCGCAGCCCCGAGGCGACGGCCTGCACCAGCAAGGTGGGCCGGGACGACCGGTGGCGGTGGCGCGACGCCGGGTCGTCCTCGCCGCCGTTGACTGCGATCACCGTGACGAGCTGGCCCTGGTACTCGCGCACGCCGACCTTGTCGCGGCCGAATCTGCGTTGGTGATCGATGGCCGGGGTGCAGCCGGCGGCCAGCGCGGAGCCCGGGTCGGCGGACCAGTCCCACAGCCAGGTCGCAATCCCCGACGTCACCGTCAGGCCGTGGTAGGTGACCAGCGACAGCAGCGCGACCAGCACGGCCAGACCCACCCCCACCCAGAACGCGATGCGGTAGGTGCCCTGCCAGGACTCCGGGCAGTGGCTGGCCACCGCCATGATCACGACGTCGACCAGGAACACCGTGGTCAGCCGCGACCACGACAAAGACAACCCGAACCTGCGCTGTGCCTTCATGAGTGCTGCTGCTCCGCCCCTATTGCTGTTTCCGTGATCGCTTCATCAGCATCGCCGTGCCGAACACTCCGCCGCCGATGAGCAGCGCCACGAACAATCCTCCGGCGGCAACCCATACTGGCACCATATCCCGCGGCGGGGCGGGTTTCGGAACGGTCAGCGGCGCCGACAGCTGCTGCGGCGGCTTCACCGGACCGTCGGGCACGTCCCAGGTCAGCGCCGCGACCGGGTCCACGACCCCGTGGCCGACCTGGTTGTCCACCCCGCGCGCGGGCGCGCGGGCGGTGCGCGTCAGCCGGTTGATGACCTGATACGCCGACAGCTGCGGGAATTTGGCGCGCACCAGCGCCGCCACCCCCGACACGATCGCCGCGGAGAAGCTGGTGCCCGACGGAACCAGCAGCGTGTTGTCCGGTCCGTCGATCGCGTTGATGAGCCCGTCGTCCCGCGGCGACAGCCCGACGACGTCCGTCCCGGGCGCGGCGATGCCCACCCACGGCCCGGCCACGCTCGTCGACGCCTGGCCCTGATTGCCCTGGCTCAGCGGGCGCCCTTCTTCGTCGACGGCGCCGACGGTCAGGACGTAGTCGCTGAACCAGGACGGCGTCACGACGGTGGTGACGGCATTCCAGTTGCGAGGATCGTTGGGCTGCAACGGATCATGAGGCGGGTTCTGCTTGCAGTCCTTTTTGCTGGTATCGCCGGCCGCGGCCACGATGACGACGTTCTTGTCGACCGCCGCGTAGCGGACCGCGGCGCCCAGCGAGCGCTGGTCGATGACGTTGCGCGCGCTCATGCATGTCACGTCGGAGATGTTGATGACCGACGCACCCATGTTGGCGGCATGCACGATCGCCCGCGCCATCGTCTGGACGTTGTCGATCTTGGCCGACGTCTGCGGATCCTCATCGCCGGTGTAGGCGTCCTTGAGGCCGAAGGCCTGGCTGGACTGCCGGATCGCGATGATGTCGACGTCCGGCGCGATCCCGCTGAATGCGTCCGGTCCGCCCTTGGTGGGTGCGGGTGGCGGCGGTGCCGGCGGCGGCGGGTCGAGCGGGCGCGGATTGTCGACCGTGACCACGTGCCCGCCACCGGAGTAGCCGGGGATGGTCACCGTGCCGGTTCCGTGGTTGCCCGCCGGGGCCTGCCCACCTTGCGGCGGCCCGGGGGGCGGTCCGCCGGGCTGCGGCGGCGCCGGTGGCGGCGGGGGCGCCCCGAAGGGGCCTGGAGCAGGCTGCTCCTGGGGCGGCGGGGGCACCATCGTCACGGTCTGGGGCAGCGGCGACAGGGTCACCGTCTGCGGCGGCGGCGCTTTCGGCGGCGGCTCCGTGGTCGGAATGGTGACCGGCTTGCGCGGTGCCGCCGGCGGTACCCCGGCGCCGTTGGCCGGCGCCGCGCCGATCATCGACGCCACGAGGGTGCCGTGCGCGTCGCAGTCGGACAGCCCGTCGCCGGACATGATGTAGTCGCCACCCGGGATCAGGTGCGGAAACCGCGGATGCGGCGTGACGCCGGTGTCGATGACGGCCACCTTCTGGCCGGCGCCGCGACCGAACTGCCACGCCTCCTGCAGGTTCAGCATGTCCATGTATTTGGGCTGCAGCCGAAAGTCGGTCCCGGGCAGCACGCCCACCTCGGTGCAGTACGAGTTCTGCTTCATGGGCGCGCCCGGCCCGGGTGGGCCGTCCGGCGGCACCGCCGCCGCGTCGATCGTCGGAGGCGAAATCGCATAGGCGGGCGGCAGATTCGCCAACGCGCCCGAGGCGAGCAGGGCGGCGGCGACGGTCGCGGCGGTCGCGCGGCCACGCCACACTTTGCGGTCAGCGATAGCGGATTGCTGCATAGACATTCATCAACCACAATGCCAGCGGGAAAATCGGCATCAGGCAGAGGTATTCAATCCATTCCACGAATTTGCGGAATAGCGGGCTGTAGACCGTGTTCGGCACCACGGCCGCGGACGTCAGCCCCGCCGCCGGCACCAGAACCAGAATCGCCGCGCAGATCGAGACCGCAAGCGAAGACTGCAACACGAGCGCGTACCGCACCACGACGGCACCGACGATCAGCACGCCGGTTCCGGCCAGGGTGATCGCCTGCCAGCGGTCGACGTACGAGCGGCCGCGCAGCAACAGGAATCCCGCGCTGAAGCCCGCCAGCAGGACCGGCAGCCAGCGCTGCCCGGTGTGCGGGTCCGACAGGGCGGTCAGCGAGACGACCATCAGCACGCCGAGCCCGATCAGCAAACCCGACAGGAAGGAGCGGGCGCGTTCGGCCTGCGTCAGGACGTCGCGGACCGAGGCGGGTCCCTCCAGAACGGGGGGGCCTCCGTCGTTGCGCACCACGGTGGTGGGCAGGTCGGGCCGTGCCTCGAACACCCATCGGCTGGTGGCCGACGGGAAGACGGGCAGGCGGATGCCGGCCAGCCGTCGTGAGATCGCCGGTGCGCTCTGGTAGATCAGAACCGACACCAGCACGACGCAGGTCAGCAGCGTCACGGCGCTGGTCATGGCCACCATCCGCGCCAACGCGGCCACCGCCGCGATCGAGCTGACGGTGACGATCGCGGTGTAGATCGACAGCCGACGCCCGGTGAAACGCAGCGCGAGGATCGCGGCGATGGTGAGCACGCCGAAGCCCAACACCGCGTGGGGTGACCCCACACCGCCGGGCGGCGCGGCCGCCGCTGCCACCGACACCGGCGCGAGGCTGCTCAACAGCATGGTGTCGGCGACGCGCCGCTCCTGCAGCGTGGTGGCCCGCATCAACAGCAACAGCGAAACGCCCAGCATCAGCGCGCCGATCACGCCCGCGTAGACGGTCGGCAGCCACGAGTTGTGGTGCCAGCGCCACCAGCCCAGCAAACCGGTCGCGGCCGTCACCCCGATGGCCACCATCGACGCACCGACCTGCACGGCAACCACCGGGTCGATGGCGGCGAAGCGCTTGCTGAGGTTCGCCGCGACCGCGGTGGAGATGTGCTCGATGACCTGCGAGCGGTGCTCGGTGTCCGGGATGAACCGGATCCACAACCGGTCGCCGTCGTAGACGTCCTGCTCGCTCAGCGATTGGGTCGCCCGCAGCGGCGAGCCGTCCACCAGGCACAAGGCCCACCGGCCGCGGCCGGTGGCCTCCAGCGGGGCCTCGCCGAGCTCGCGGAGCCGGCTGTTGACGACCTTCAGCAACGGGTCGGTCATCACCGAGACGGGGGCGTTCGCGTCCAGCAGGACGCCGATCTGGACGCCCGTGCCGGCCATCACGCCGACGACGACCGCCTGGGGCTGTGAGATGCCCTCTACATCAGGCTGTGGTACTTCAACGACCGCAGTCATCGCCTTGCACTCCCTACCGTGATGAATGTGTGAGCCCGTGCCGCCGTTCGCGTGCCGGCCGGCGCCGGTGTTCTCGCCGAGGTGCTGCGATCCCCCGCGCAGCGCATTCCTACTAATTGGAATTCCATCTGCCTCGCCTTGCGATTAAGAGTTGTGGTTGACACCGGTTTTCAGTTTGCTGATGCCTTGACAGAAGTATGCCGTGTTCGCAGCTCAACCGCATGTTGAGTGCGACCACATTGATGAAATCTGTGTTTCGCGCGAAGGTCACACCCTGCTGTGAGTTTTCCACTCGCCGTAGGGAAGGGTGTCGAGCACGGTTTTGACGCCGACCTGCACCAGCTGCGGGGTTGCCGGGCAGATGGCGAGCCACGCCTCCCCCGAACCCGCGGTCCGGGCTTGCTGGTAGAGCGCGATGCGGCCGCCGGAGCCGTCTTTCAGCGACAGCACGGACGCGCTGGGCCCCTTGGCGTCGTCCTGGTACTGGCGGGCGTACACCGCGACCTCGGCGGCGGGGTCCGACAACGCCTGGCCCAGCGCGGCGACGGTGGCGGCGCTGATGCCCATCCGGCGCAGGTCTCCGCCGGAGAACACGTTGAAACCCGACTCCTGCCAGGACTTCGTCGCTTCCAGCATCTCCTCCAGCGGCACGTTGACCGCGTTGATCGCGGCGGGCTCGGCGTGGTGGATGGACTCCAGCGCGTCGATCACCAGCGACGCGATCGAGGCGCTGTCCGCGACGGCGACGTCGTCGACGGTGATCTCGCCGCCGACCCGAACCGCCGAGACCCAGTGCTGGCCGCGACGCGCCAGGACCACCCGAAACTCGTTGTCGGGGATGTCGCGCGAGCCCGGGGGCTGGTTCTCGTCGTCGAGGACGCCGTAGGCCAGCTTGCCCCGCGACAGCAGCGCGACGACCTCGAGGTCGGGCGCGGCGAGCACCTTCATCCGGGCGGCCACGTGCTCGTTGACCTCGTCGTTCTCGACGATGCCCTGCTCGCGCATCACCGCCATTCCGGGATGCTCGTTGAGCCAGTCGTTCGAGTCGGTGGAAACGTAGGGCCGGCACCGCAACTCCGGGGCGACGTGGCGAATGTCCAGCAGCGCCTGGAGCATCCAGAAGCCGTCGACGTTGACGGTGATGTCGGTGCGGGTGCTCTGTTGGTCCATCAAATCCTCAACTGGTCCCTGGGTAGGTCAAGCTCACACTGCACGGTAACCGCAGGACGCGGCAGCACACCGACGGGTGGTGTGCTGCCGCGCCTGTGGTCGAGGCGTCAGGCCCAGCTGGACCCGACGGCGCTGTCGGTGCTGGCCATGTTGTTGCCCGCGGACTGAACCTTCTGTCCGTGGGAGTTGGCCTGCTCGTAGATCACCTGGAAGTTGCGACCCAACTGGGTGATGAACTCCTGGCACGCGACCGAACCGGCACCGCCCCAAAAGTCGCCGGCAGCAAGCACATCGCGAATGATGGCCTGGTGCTCGGCCTCCAAGGACGCGGCCTGGGCGCGGATCAGGGCGCCGTGGGCGTCTACGTCGCCGAACTGGTAGTTAATGCTCATTACATGGCTCCTTAAAAGTGTTGGGCAGCAGCAGTTCTGGGCTAGCTGCTGAGGATCTGCTGCGAGGCCTGCTCTTGCTGCTCGTAGTTGTTCGCGTCGCGGATCAGCCCGTCGCGCACCCCGTGGAGCATGTTGACGATGTTGCGGAAGGCCTGGTTGACCTGGCCCATGGTGTCATACGACGTGGCCTGCGCCTGGCCGCTCCAGCCCGCGCCCGCGATGTTCATCGACGACGCCCACATCTTGCGAGCCTCGTCCTCGACGGTCTGGGCGTGGACCTCGAAACGGCCCGCCATCGCCCGCATCTCGTGCGGGTCGGTCATGAAACGTGTTGCCATGTCGGCTGTCTCCTTATTTAGGTAATGAATGGGTGATGTGCTTTAAGACGGTGGCCGGATCGTTTACGGATTACGCAACCGCCGTGCCGAACAGATAGAAATAACCCCCCCTTTCCGTCAGCCGGCGGCCACCGGGCGTTGTCACGGTGAGACGGACGTCAGACCCGAACCGCGGCGTTTGAGTTGACGGAGTGCGTGTTGCTGTGGGGGATGCTGCGCGGGACCATTCCTGCGGCCCCGCGCTCGGCCCCCGATGGGCGGCTACGTTGGAACCCACGTCGGTGACAATCTGCCCCAAGCCCGAACCGCCGATACGAATCAGCCGGCGGCGGCCGCGTTGGCTGCCTCGGTCGCAGCGTACGAACCGGAGCTGGTGGACAGGGTGTTGACGAACGCCTCGTGAATGGCCTGGGCCTGGGCGCTCACCGCCTGGTACATCTGCGCGTGCGCGGCGAACTGAGCCGCGGTCAGGGCCGACACCTCGTCGGCAGCGGCGGGTACCACCCCCGTCGTTGGGGCTGCAGCGGCTGCGTTCTGGGCGCTCAAGGTCGACCCGATAGCCTGCAGATTCCCGGCCGCCGCGGCCAAAGCCTCCGGCTGTGTGGTCACGAACGACATATTTGTTTCCCTCCTAGTTCATTCCCCGACTCTGCGAGAGTAGATGACTGCGACCCCTGAGGCCGGGGTGGACGCAGCGTGTTTGCAATTGTTCACGTGGTGGTACTGCGAATTCACTTTCGTTAACGACACAGTAACAGCGTCTGACCTCGACCGCAGCCCTTCGCTCGACAGCCGGAACAAACGGCATCTGTCCCGGGTCGAAAAAGTTGCTGGTGGCCCCCGACGGCGACGAACTCGTCGCACCGGCGGGCGCGATGGTCTTTGCCGATAGCGCGTCCCTCGAACCTCCTTTCGTCCTTTTCAGCTGGTCGATCACCTATGGCCGCGGCTCAGCCCGCGAAGGGTGGTCGGGCCATGACGGTGGGTCGGAAGCCGTATTTGGGGCCGGCCACGCCGTGCCCGCCGGCGCCGGCACCGGCCAACGGCATGCCCCCGAGCAGGTTTCCGGGCC
Coding sequences within it:
- a CDS encoding PPE family protein, which translates into the protein MFVDFATLPPEINSARMYAGPGSGPMLVAASAWNGLAAELRSAALSYGSALSSLTSEEWHGPASAAMVAAATPYVAWMSTTATQAEQAATQAEAAAAAYEAAFAATVPPPAIAANRAQLATLIATNVLGQNTPAIAATEAQYGEMWAQDAATMYGYAGSSAAATRLPMFTDPTQTTSQDGQARQAAAVAQATGTSAGNQQATVSQLNTAVPNALQTLSSPTESSTGSTSGLSSILDPNSNFWNTITSTGALDPAQVVQTVTSSTLIGASTSALNDLASGAPVATGIGTSAQSLSGLAGVGNAGASVSAGLGRASLVGPLSVPPSWAPPAPVASPLPSALGGTPMVAPPPAMAAGMPGMPFSPMGNHGLGRAVPQYGFRPNFVVRPPAAG
- the eccA5 gene encoding type VII secretion system ESX-5 AAA family ATPase EccA5 → MTRPQSTAEGARNAMVAGLLASGVSVNGLQPSHNPQVASQMFTTATNLDPSMCDAWLARMLAGEQSLDVLAGAWSSIRTFGWETRRLGVTELQFRPEVSDGLFLRLAVTSVESLACAYAAVLAEAKHYAEAAKLLDGVEPRQAFDEELVSYVRGVLYFRTGRWPDVLNQFSEGKGWRQPELKAAGAAMATTALASLGVFEEALRRGQDAIEGDRVPGAANIALYTQGMCLRHLGREDEAVELLRRVYSRDPKFTPAREALDNPNYRLILTDPETIEARTDPWDPDSAPTRAEAEAARHAEEAAKYLAEGDAELNAMLGMERAKREIKLIKSTTKVNLARAKMGLPVPVTSRHTLLLGPPGTGKTSVARAFSKQLCGLTVLRKPVVVETSRTKLLGRYMADAEKNTEEMLEGALGGAVFFDEMHTLHEKGYQQGDPYGNAIINTLLLYMENHRDELVVFGAGYAKAMDKMLEVNQGLRRRFSTVIEFFSYTPDELVALTRLMGQENEDVITDESAQALLPSYTKFYLDETYSEDGDLIRGIDTLGNAGFVRNVVEKARDHRSFRLDDEDLDAVLASDVTEFSERQLLRFKELTREDLAEGLNAAVAEKAN
- the eccE gene encoding type VII secretion protein EccE, coding for MKAQRRFGLSLSWSRLTTVFLVDVVIMAVASHCPESWQGTYRIAFWVGVGLAVLVALLSLVTYHGLTVTSGIATWLWDWSADPGSALAAGCTPAIDHQRRFGRDKVGVREYQGQLVTVIAVNGGEDDPASRHRHRSSRPTLLVQAVASGLRQFDIHLDDIDIVSVKVRRGGNAAELSKLDDWGPEEWEVANDQPTSYVRRTWLVLRMNPQRNVAAVAARDSLASTLVAATERLAQDLDGLTCAARPLTAEELAEVDRAVLADLEPTWSRPGWRRLKHFNGFVTSLWLTPSDITTDKLEELWEDDTFATVLTIRLTSRGGRPQVSAWVRYHTEKRLRRNVSSGLNRLTGRQLAAVRASLPAPTARPLLSVPSRPLRADDDELSLSVDQLRGSSAGVPVAQ
- a CDS encoding type VII secretion-associated serine protease mycosin, whose product is MQQSAIADRKVWRGRATAATVAAALLASGALANLPPAYAISPPTIDAAAVPPDGPPGPGAPMKQNSYCTEVGVLPGTDFRLQPKYMDMLNLQEAWQFGRGAGQKVAVIDTGVTPHPRFPHLIPGGDYIMSGDGLSDCDAHGTLVASMIGAAPANGAGVPPAAPRKPVTIPTTEPPPKAPPPQTVTLSPLPQTVTMVPPPPQEQPAPGPFGAPPPPPAPPQPGGPPPGPPQGGQAPAGNHGTGTVTIPGYSGGGHVVTVDNPRPLDPPPPAPPPPAPTKGGPDAFSGIAPDVDIIAIRQSSQAFGLKDAYTGDEDPQTSAKIDNVQTMARAIVHAANMGASVINISDVTCMSARNVIDQRSLGAAVRYAAVDKNVVIVAAAGDTSKKDCKQNPPHDPLQPNDPRNWNAVTTVVTPSWFSDYVLTVGAVDEEGRPLSQGNQGQASTSVAGPWVGIAAPGTDVVGLSPRDDGLINAIDGPDNTLLVPSGTSFSAAIVSGVAALVRAKFPQLSAYQVINRLTRTARAPARGVDNQVGHGVVDPVAALTWDVPDGPVKPPQQLSAPLTVPKPAPPRDMVPVWVAAGGLFVALLIGGGVFGTAMLMKRSRKQQ
- the eccD gene encoding type VII secretion integral membrane protein EccD, producing MTAVVEVPQPDVEGISQPQAVVVGVMAGTGVQIGVLLDANAPVSVMTDPLLKVVNSRLRELGEAPLEATGRGRWALCLVDGSPLRATQSLSEQDVYDGDRLWIRFIPDTEHRSQVIEHISTAVAANLSKRFAAIDPVVAVQVGASMVAIGVTAATGLLGWWRWHHNSWLPTVYAGVIGALMLGVSLLLLMRATTLQERRVADTMLLSSLAPVSVAAAAAPPGGVGSPHAVLGFGVLTIAAILALRFTGRRLSIYTAIVTVSSIAAVAALARMVAMTSAVTLLTCVVLVSVLIYQSAPAISRRLAGIRLPVFPSATSRWVFEARPDLPTTVVRNDGGPPVLEGPASVRDVLTQAERARSFLSGLLIGLGVLMVVSLTALSDPHTGQRWLPVLLAGFSAGFLLLRGRSYVDRWQAITLAGTGVLIVGAVVVRYALVLQSSLAVSICAAILVLVPAAGLTSAAVVPNTVYSPLFRKFVEWIEYLCLMPIFPLALWLMNVYAAIRYR
- a CDS encoding ESX secretion-associated protein EspG, whose translation is MDQQSTRTDITVNVDGFWMLQALLDIRHVAPELRCRPYVSTDSNDWLNEHPGMAVMREQGIVENDEVNEHVAARMKVLAAPDLEVVALLSRGKLAYGVLDDENQPPGSRDIPDNEFRVVLARRGQHWVSAVRVGGEITVDDVAVADSASIASLVIDALESIHHAEPAAINAVNVPLEEMLEATKSWQESGFNVFSGGDLRRMGISAATVAALGQALSDPAAEVAVYARQYQDDAKGPSASVLSLKDGSGGRIALYQQARTAGSGEAWLAICPATPQLVQVGVKTVLDTLPYGEWKTHSRV
- a CDS encoding WXG100 family type VII secretion target, whose protein sequence is MSINYQFGDVDAHGALIRAQAASLEAEHQAIIRDVLAAGDFWGGAGSVACQEFITQLGRNFQVIYEQANSHGQKVQSAGNNMASTDSAVGSSWA
- a CDS encoding WXG100 family type VII secretion target, which codes for MATRFMTDPHEMRAMAGRFEVHAQTVEDEARKMWASSMNIAGAGWSGQAQATSYDTMGQVNQAFRNIVNMLHGVRDGLIRDANNYEQQEQASQQILSS
- a CDS encoding PE family protein; protein product: MSFVTTQPEALAAAAGNLQAIGSTLSAQNAAAAAPTTGVVPAAADEVSALTAAQFAAHAQMYQAVSAQAQAIHEAFVNTLSTSSGSYAATEAANAAAAG